In Ectothiorhodospira sp. BSL-9, a single window of DNA contains:
- the recQ gene encoding DNA helicase RecQ, whose protein sequence is MHTHSATIMDDQPLDILRSTFGYEQFRPPQDQVIDTLMQGGDALVLMPTGGGKSLCYQIPAMALPGTGVVVSPLIALMQDQVAALRQAGVRAAYLNSTLHWEEAQAVERDLLRGELDLLYVAPERLLNERTLALLGRARINLFAIDEAHCVSQWGHDFRPEYIKLSLLAEHWPHIPRIALTATADERTRQEIRQRLGLDRARVFISGFDRPNIRYRITQGSGNARRDLLRFIQQTHPDEAGIVYCLSRKRVDEIADWLCDQGLTALPYHAGLGAQVREAHQRRFLNEEGVIVVATIAFGMGIDKPNVRFVAHLNLPKSIEAYYQETGRAGRDGLPADAWMSYGLQDVITLRQMVDSSEADESHKRVERHKLDAMLGLCEMTTCRRQALLSYFGETESEPCGNCDTCLEPPETWDATVPAQKALSCVHRTGQRFGVNYLVDVLRGKDDARIKQFGHDRVSVFGIGSDMGVNEWKGIFRQMIARGLLTVDLEGHGGLHLNEACRPVLRGEMQLMLRKEVRPSRAPKEPRRTAAASLDSPEDQRLFEALRACRRRLADEQGVPPYVVFHDATLMEMAEVRPESLRAMAAISGVGERKLEAYGEEFLEVILRFE, encoded by the coding sequence ATGCACACACACAGCGCGACGATCATGGACGATCAACCCCTGGATATCCTCCGATCCACCTTCGGTTACGAGCAATTCCGCCCGCCCCAGGACCAGGTCATCGACACCCTCATGCAGGGCGGCGATGCACTGGTCCTGATGCCCACGGGGGGCGGCAAGTCCCTGTGCTATCAGATCCCCGCCATGGCTCTGCCGGGCACGGGGGTCGTGGTGTCTCCCTTGATTGCCCTCATGCAGGACCAAGTGGCTGCCCTGCGCCAGGCGGGGGTGCGCGCTGCCTATTTGAATTCCACCCTGCATTGGGAAGAGGCTCAGGCAGTGGAACGGGACCTGCTGCGTGGCGAGCTGGACCTGCTCTATGTGGCTCCCGAGCGCCTGCTCAACGAACGCACCCTGGCCCTGCTGGGGCGGGCACGCATCAATCTGTTCGCCATTGATGAGGCCCATTGTGTCTCCCAGTGGGGCCATGATTTCCGGCCCGAATACATCAAGCTCTCCCTGCTGGCCGAGCACTGGCCCCACATCCCCCGCATCGCCCTCACCGCCACCGCCGACGAGCGCACCCGTCAGGAGATCCGGCAGCGCCTGGGGCTGGACCGGGCCCGGGTGTTCATCAGCGGCTTCGACCGGCCCAACATCCGCTACCGCATCACCCAGGGCAGCGGGAATGCCCGCCGGGATCTGCTGCGCTTCATCCAGCAGACTCACCCGGATGAGGCAGGCATTGTCTATTGCCTGTCCCGCAAGCGGGTGGACGAGATCGCCGACTGGCTCTGCGACCAGGGGCTGACCGCGCTGCCCTACCACGCGGGCCTGGGCGCCCAGGTGCGGGAGGCCCATCAGCGGCGGTTTCTCAATGAGGAAGGGGTGATTGTGGTGGCCACCATCGCCTTCGGCATGGGCATCGACAAGCCCAATGTGCGCTTCGTGGCCCACCTGAACCTGCCCAAGAGCATCGAGGCCTATTATCAGGAGACCGGCCGCGCCGGTCGTGACGGGCTGCCGGCGGATGCCTGGATGAGCTACGGCCTGCAGGATGTGATCACCCTGCGGCAGATGGTGGACAGCTCCGAGGCGGACGAGAGCCACAAGCGGGTAGAGCGCCACAAGCTGGACGCCATGCTGGGCCTGTGCGAGATGACCACCTGTCGTCGCCAGGCCCTGCTGTCCTATTTTGGCGAGACGGAGTCCGAGCCCTGCGGCAACTGCGACACCTGCCTGGAACCCCCCGAGACCTGGGACGCCACCGTCCCCGCCCAGAAGGCCCTGTCCTGTGTGCATCGCACCGGGCAGCGGTTTGGCGTGAACTACCTGGTGGACGTGCTGCGCGGCAAGGATGATGCCCGTATCAAGCAGTTCGGCCATGACCGCGTGAGTGTGTTCGGCATCGGCAGCGACATGGGCGTGAACGAGTGGAAGGGGATCTTCCGGCAGATGATCGCCCGGGGCCTGCTCACGGTGGACCTGGAAGGCCACGGCGGCCTGCATCTCAACGAGGCCTGCCGGCCGGTGCTGCGGGGGGAAATGCAGCTGATGCTGCGCAAGGAGGTGCGGCCTTCTCGTGCGCCCAAGGAGCCCCGGCGCACCGCAGCGGCGAGTCTGGACAGCCCCGAGGACCAGCGCCTATTCGAGGCCCTGCGCGCCTGCCGGCGTCGGCTGGCGGACGAGCAGGGGGTGCCGCCGTATGTGGTGTTTCATGATGCCACGTTGATGGAGATGGCGGAGGTGCGACCGGAGAGCCTGCGGGCCATGGCGGCAATCTCCGGGGTGGGGGAGAGGAAGCTGGAGGCTTATGGAGAGGAATTCCTGGAGGTGATTTTGAGGTTTGAGTAA
- the crp gene encoding cAMP-activated global transcriptional regulator CRP translates to MSSLLKQQQAPEEALDKLLAHCHRRQYPARATIIHAGDRPDTLYYIIQGSVSVMIEDELGHEMVLAYLNPGQFFGEMGVFSSQARSAGIVTRTPTETAEIHYPKFIELAMQDPTILFLLATQMAVRLRETSRKVIDLAFLDVTGRIARTLMELAQQPDAMTHPKGMQIRVTRQELAKIVGCSREMAGRVLKDLEERELITAKGKTVVVFNAR, encoded by the coding sequence ATGAGTAGTCTACTCAAGCAACAACAGGCGCCTGAAGAGGCACTGGATAAATTGCTTGCCCATTGCCATCGTCGCCAATACCCCGCCCGTGCCACCATCATCCACGCGGGGGATCGCCCGGATACGCTCTACTATATCATTCAGGGTTCGGTCAGCGTGATGATCGAGGATGAACTGGGGCACGAGATGGTGCTGGCCTACCTGAACCCGGGGCAGTTCTTCGGGGAGATGGGTGTGTTTTCCTCCCAGGCGCGCAGCGCCGGCATCGTGACCCGCACGCCCACCGAGACGGCGGAGATCCACTACCCCAAGTTCATCGAACTGGCCATGCAGGACCCCACCATCCTGTTCCTGCTGGCCACCCAGATGGCCGTGCGCCTGCGCGAGACCAGCCGCAAGGTGATCGACCTGGCCTTCCTGGACGTGACCGGCCGCATCGCCCGCACCCTGATGGAGCTGGCCCAGCAACCGGACGCCATGACCCACCCCAAGGGGATGCAGATCCGCGTCACCCGCCAGGAGCTGGCCAAGATCGTGGGCTGTTCCCGGGAGATGGCCGGGCGGGTACTCAAGGACCTGGAAGAGCGGGAACTGATCACGGCCAAGGGGAAGACCGTGGTGGTGTTCAACGCGCGGTGA
- a CDS encoding OsmC family protein, which translates to MKTRIKWLDNATFVGESGSGHAVVMDGPPEHGGRNLGPRPMEMLLLGMGGCTAFDVMQILKKSRQSVTDCELEVSAERAETDPKVFTRIHVNYIVTGHDLSEKHVARAVSLSAEKYCSASIMLGKVAEITHDFEIRSP; encoded by the coding sequence GTGAAAACCCGGATCAAATGGCTGGATAACGCAACCTTTGTGGGCGAGTCGGGCAGTGGACATGCCGTGGTGATGGACGGCCCACCGGAGCACGGTGGACGCAACCTGGGCCCCCGCCCCATGGAGATGCTGCTGCTGGGCATGGGCGGCTGCACCGCCTTCGACGTGATGCAGATCCTCAAAAAATCCCGCCAGTCAGTGACCGACTGCGAACTGGAAGTGTCTGCCGAGCGCGCGGAGACCGACCCCAAGGTATTCACCCGCATCCATGTGAATTACATCGTCACCGGTCACGATCTGTCGGAAAAGCACGTGGCCAGGGCCGTGAGCCTGTCGGCAGAAAAATACTGCTCTGCCTCCATCATGCTGGGCAAGGTGGCCGAGATCACCCATGATTTCGAGATCCGGTCACCCTGA
- a CDS encoding XrtA/PEP-CTERM system exopolysaccharide export protein, whose protein sequence is MSKRSVQGFIRYLLVLLAALALGACATKHPPLEDVSLDGSPDYIIGPGDNVNIFVWRQPELSMSVPVRPDGKITTPLIEDVPAANKTPTELARDMEEVLSVYVRDPVVTVIVTGFRGPYDQQIRVVGQAANPQAIPFNENMTVLDVMIAVGGLTEFAAGNRASIVRHANGETRQFNVRLNDLLNRGDIDANAHVLPGDILIIPESWF, encoded by the coding sequence GTGAGCAAGCGAAGTGTCCAGGGGTTCATCCGATACCTTCTCGTCCTCCTCGCGGCATTGGCGCTGGGCGCCTGTGCGACCAAGCACCCCCCGCTGGAAGATGTGTCGCTGGACGGTAGTCCCGACTACATCATCGGCCCCGGCGATAATGTGAACATCTTCGTCTGGCGCCAGCCCGAGCTGTCCATGTCGGTGCCGGTGCGCCCCGACGGCAAGATCACCACCCCGTTGATCGAAGACGTACCCGCCGCCAACAAGACCCCCACCGAACTGGCCCGGGACATGGAAGAGGTCCTGTCCGTGTATGTGCGGGATCCGGTGGTCACGGTCATCGTCACTGGTTTTCGCGGTCCCTACGATCAGCAGATCCGGGTGGTGGGTCAGGCCGCCAATCCTCAGGCCATCCCCTTTAACGAAAACATGACGGTACTGGATGTGATGATCGCCGTGGGCGGGCTCACCGAGTTCGCGGCAGGCAATCGGGCCTCCATCGTGCGGCATGCCAACGGTGAAACCCGTCAGTTCAATGTGCGTCTCAATGATCTGCTCAACCGCGGTGACATTGATGCCAACGCCCATGTACTCCCCGGGGACATCC